The following proteins come from a genomic window of Lolium rigidum isolate FL_2022 chromosome 5, APGP_CSIRO_Lrig_0.1, whole genome shotgun sequence:
- the LOC124655646 gene encoding F-box protein At1g53790-like → MTESSMDRLTDDILADIISRVPYKSTCCCKCVSPRWRDLIAHPDHRAKMPQSLIGFFYETDDGPTKDRSFINALAQGCPPLVDPSLSFLPKHDNLHILHGCNGLLLCFLHQEGTDADEIRYYVVCNPSTEKWVVVPTTEWSSRAEAYLAFDPAVSSHFHVCELVNCDDTGTIEDIAAVVIYSSKTGVWSHEADAWSGCSIFIPLGAKTVFFRGELHFCAYNHQLISIDVEENDWKAIPLPGTANASRDVYLSHGQLHFSCIGLSELSIWVLEDPNSEVWTLKRNISHLQLFGTEYSAYAVDYVVTSIHPEENLVFIVAGHMHTLMSYEMDSMKRRIIDQLECISMWPSENRFRCIPYVPLFLESLADGH, encoded by the coding sequence ATGACGGAGAGCTCGATGGACAGGCTCACCGACGACATCCTCGCCGACATCATCTCGCGCGTGCCCTACAAGTCGACCTGCTGCTGCAAGTGCGTCTCCCCGCGGTGGCGTGACCTCATCGCCCACCCCGACCACCGCGCCAAGATGCCCCAGTCCCTCATCGGCTTCTTCTACGAAACCGACGACGGCCCAACGAAGGATCGCTCTTTTATCAACGCGTTAGCGCAAGGCTGCCCTCCTCTCGTCGACCCCTCGTTGTCGTTCCTGCCCAAACACGATAATCTTCACATCTTGCACGGCTGCAACggtctcctcctctgcttcctccaCCAGGAGGGGACTGATGCCGATGAGATCCGCTATTACGTGGTGTGCAATCCCTCCACGGAGAAATGGGTGGTCGTGCCTACCACCGAATGGTCTAGCAGGGCAGAAGCTTACCTGGCGTTCGATCCGGCTGTCTCCTCCCACTTCCATGTGTGCGAGCTCGTAAACTGCGATGATACTGGAACTATTGAAGATATTGCAGCGGTCGTTATATACTCGTCCAAAACCGGAGTTTGGAGTCACGAGGCTGATGCTTGGAGCGGATGTAGCATTTTCATACCCTTGGGCGCGAAAACCGTCTTCTTTAGGGGGGAGCTGCATTTCTGTGCCTACAATCACCAGCTTATATCCATTGATGTGGAGGAAAACGATTGGAAAGCCATTCCTCTTCCCGGGACAGCTAACGCTTCTCGTGATGTTTATCTCTCGCATGGTCAGTTGCATTTTTCTTGTATTGGTCTTTCTGAATTGTCGATATGGGTTCTTGAGGACCCCAACAGTGAAGTCTGGACCTTGAAGCGCAATATCAGCCACTTGCAGCTCTTCGGAACGGAGTATTCAGCATATGCGGTTGATTACGTTGTTACCTCAATCCACCCCGAAGAGAATTTGGTTTTCATAGTCGCTGGACACATGCACACACTGATGTCATATGAAATGGATTCCATGAAGCGGCGTATTATAGATCAACTTGAATGTATTAGTATGTGGCCAAGTGAGAACAGGTTTCGTTGTATTCCATATGTTCCGTTGTTCTTGGAGTCATTGGCAGATGGGCACTAA
- the LOC124654268 gene encoding putative disease resistance protein RGA1: protein MATAISAAVWALGKALAPVTDDLLKNWAASDSLGPNISALKTELLRAQGILYTAHDRVIANPALKELLHMLRQLADKAEDVLDELDYFRIQDQLDSTYHAADKHSGGCMCGLALNARHTARAISSKLNFSSAGILRTPKLKFDRVEMSKQMADIVEKLDPICAKVKEILDLELRKPTARCKRPKTTPAIIEPEIFGRNVEKKNIVDGITHGKYCADGLTVLRIVGPGGIGKTTFTQYIYEEVKSLFDVMIWICVSLNFDANRLAQEILRQTPKVTGEKENTIEEELIEERLKHKRFLLVLDDVWTYEEDEWKKLLAPFRKGEARGNMVIVTTRIPEAATVGKIVDYSVELNRLGTEDFMHLFEAYVFGHQQPWKDHPGLLDVGKQIVGKLKGFPLAAKTVGRLLRNQLTLDNWTRVLESKEWELQTSEHDIMPALKLSYDYLPFHLQQCFFYGALFPEDYEFGSNELVHLWTGLDILDSSDQRKRLEDVGLCYLNDLVNRGFFKKNVKVDGSARYIMHDLLHELAVKVSSSECLSISSSNVRYVQSSPSVRHLSIIIDERDVNDRMAFEEFKRDLSTLEEKLKIQNLQTVMLFGKQHGCFAKTFGDLFAEAKSLRVILLSEPLYRYIVEDVFCSFPRLVHLRYLRIIPFANVTLTSNMSRFYHLKVLDVQEHNVPVDFPRDVSKLAKLNHYLVHGRGFERRTSDVGKLELLQDLRSFMVKKENIGFEMRQISRLAEFGVSLRIHSIENAERQEEVNEAKLIHKTHIQKLMLEWGIDRPNKDPAKEDRALESLQPHCNLLELHIGGHGGATCPSWLGSNLSVKALESLCLVDVAWNNFPPLGELMFVSEPGEEHPSGIPSQIFQNLKELKLVKVSRLKKWVGISACRLVSLLEVLIVKECSELVELPFSGCESVQEAYVTCFPRLQKLKIMDCPKLLAMPPVPWTSAPCSVKIARVGSGFEELIYSKNCISQSSLKVVGKEGGHDITFWNMLAFSNLADLLELEMRNCPPLPLDHLQKLTPMKRLKIADSNNFLSPTDVESPAIYQLRIDTLEIWDCSASEKELSKLLSYLPYLSKLQILCCEKIKMVGVVEQQKTAHNMGFGRTGPQQQETRGEEEIATVAAGGEALVLLPPQLQELRIHNCPQLTLLSSSLNDGGQGGGGLQGLRSLRKLFIIGCPKFLSSYSFSRFPVPTSLQILYLKHIEGIVMLEPLSDLTSLTDLHIYNCGDLRGEGMWALAQCRLAVLHIGKTPKFFASSEPQNFPRSCKIEEITTYDHKGFLAAPICSLLTSSLTKLYLNADKNDEVERFSKEQEDALQLLSSLQELTFRYFLKLQSLPAGLHRISSLKTLRIEFCQAFRSLPKDSLPCSLQYLQIWKCPALKSLPKDGLPSSLQDLLIEECPALKSLPKDGLPSSLQRLRISYCPALKSLPEDSLPSSLRKLDIQSGNSEELMWQCRKLKGTIPIIED from the coding sequence ATGGCCACGGCTATCAGCGCGGCAGTGTGGGCACTGGGCAAGGCGCTGGCTCCCGTTACTGATGACCTGCTCAAGAACTGGGCAGCCAGTGACAGTCTTGGCCCCAACATCAGCGCCCTCAAGACGGAACTGCTGCGCGCGCAGGGGATACTATACACCGCGCATGACAGGGTCATCGCCAACCCTGCGCTCAAGGAGCTGCTGCACATGCTGCGGCAGCTGGCGGACAAGGCAGAAGATGTGCTTGATGAACTGGACTACTTCCGCATCCAGGATCAGCTCGACAGCACCTACCATGCAGCCGATAAGCATTCAGGGGGCTGCATGTGTGGCCTCGCTCTCAATGCGCGGCACACTGCCCGAGCCATTTCCAGTAAACTCAACTTCTCCTCAGCTGGCATCTTGCGCACACCAAAACTTAAGTTCGATCGTGTGGAGATGTCTAAACAGATGGCAGACATTGTAGAGAAGCTGGATCCCATATGTGCTAAGGTGAAGGAAATCCTTGATCTAGAGCTCCGCAAACCTACTGCCCGATGCAAGAGACCCAAAACAACCCCAGCAATAATAGAGCCAGAGATATTTGGGAGGAATGTTGAGAAAAAGAACATTGTGGATGGCATTACCCATGGAAAATATTGTGCCGATGGACTTACCGTGCTTCGAATTGTTGGCCCAGGGGGTATTGGGAAGACGACTTTCACACAATACATATATGAAGAAGTGAAGAGCTTGTTTGATGTTATGATTTGGATCTGTGTATCTCTCAATTTCGATGCAAACAGGTTGGCACAAGAGATTCTGAGACAGACCCCTAAAGTAACCGGTGAAAAGGAAAACACCATTGAGGAAGAGCTTATCGAAGAAAGATTAAAACATAAGAGATTCTTGCTGGTCTTGGATGATGTGTGGACATATGAGGAAGATGAGTGGAAGAAACTGTTAGCCCCCTTCAGAAAAGGAGAGGCAAGAGGTAATATGGTTATTGTCACGACTCGAATCCCAGAGGCAGCAACAGTTGGAAAAATAGTTGATTATTCAGTAGAACTGAACCGCTTAGGAACTGAAGATTTTATGCACTTATTTGAAGCATACGTATTTGGTCACCAACAGCCATGGAAAGACCATCCTGGATTACTTGATGTTGGGAAACAAATAGTGGGCAAACTGAAGGGTTTCCCTCTAGCAGCAAAAACTGTAGGTAGACTACTAAGAAATCAGCTTACATTGGATAATTGGACAAGAGTTCTAGAAAGCAAAGAATGGGAGTTACAAACCAGCGAGCATGACATTATGCCAGCTCTAAAGCTTAGCTATGATTATCTTCCTTTCCACCTACAGCAGtgttttttctatggtgctttgTTTCCTGAAGACTACGAGTTTGGTAGCAACGAGTTGGTTCACTTATGGACAGGGCTGGACATTTTAGACTCTTCTGATCAGAGGAAAAGACTTGAAGATGTTGGACTGTGCTATTTAAATGACTTGGTTAATCGTGGATTCTTTAAGAAGAATGTAAAAGTAGATGGCAGTGCTCGTTATATTATGCATGACCTACTGCATGAGTTGGCAGTGAAGGTTTCATCGTCAGAGTGTCTTAGCATATCTAGTTCTAATGTGCGATATGTACAATCTTCCCCATCTGTACGTCACTTGTCTATCATTATAGATGAGAGAGATGTCAATGATAGAATGGCCTTTGAAGAATTTAAGAGGGACTTGAGTACATTGGAAGAGAAGTTGAAAATTCAAAACCTACAAACTGTGATGTTATTTGGAAAACAGCATGGATGCTTTGCCAAGACTTTTGGTGATTTGTTTGCTGAAGCAAAATCCCTTCGTGTTATTCTGTTATCTGAGCCACTTTATAGATACATTGTGGAGGATGTGTTTTGCAGCTTTCCAAGACTTGTTCATCTTCGGTACCTAAGGATAATACCTTTCGCAAATGTAACTCTAACCAGCAACATGTCAAGGTTTTATCACCTGAAGGTTCTAGATGTTCAAGAACACaatgtccctgttgattttccaAGAGATGTGAGCAAACTTGCAAAGTTGAACCATTATCTTGTTCATGGGCGTGGCTTTGAACGTAGAACTTCTGATGTGGGAAAACTGGAGTTATTACAGGACTTGAGAAGCTTTATGGTAAAAAAGGAAAATATAGGTTTTGAAATGAGACAGATCAGTCGTTTGGCGGAGTTTGGTGTGTCACTAAGAATTCATAGCATTGAGAATGCTGAACGTCAGGAAGAAGTGAATGAAGCAAAACTGATACACAAAACCCACATACAGAAGCTAATGTTAGAATGGGGTATTGATCGACCTAATAAGGATCCTGCAAAGGAAGATCGTGCTCTTGAAAGTCTTCAGCCACATTGCAATCTTCTAGAGCTGCACATTGGAGGACATGGAGGTGCTACCTGCCCTTCATGGTTAGGTTCGAACCTCTCAGTTAAAGCATTGGAATCTCTTTGTCTGGTTGATGTAGCTTGGAACAATTTTCCACCTCTAGGAGAGTTGATGTTTGTTAGCGAGCCTGGTGAAGAGCATCCCAGTGGTATCCCAAGCCAGATCTTTCAAAATTTGAAGGAGCTAAAATTGGTTAAGGTATCAAGATTGAAAAAATGGGTCGGAATTAGCGCTTGTCGTTTGGTCTCTCTCCTAGAAGTGCTCATTGTTAAAGAATGCTCTGAACTGGTCGAGCTTCCATTTTCAGGTTGTGAATCAGTGCAAGAAGCATACGTGACCTGTTTCCCTAGATTACAGAAGCTCAAGATTATGGACTGCCCAAAGCTGTTGGCAATGCCTCCTGTTCCTTGGACTTCTGCTCCGTGCTCTGTTAAGATTGCACGGGTAGGATCAGGTTTTGAGGAGCTAATTTACTCAAAGAATTGCATATCACAATCGAGTTTGAAAGTTGTTGGGAAGGAGGGTGGTCATGATATTACGTTCTGGAATATGTTGGCATTCTCTAATCTAGCTGATCTATTAGAGCTGGAAATGCGAAATTGCCCTCCTCTGCCACTGGATCACCTCCAAAAGCTAACGCCTATGAAGCGTCTCAAAATAGCTGATTCCAATAATTTCTTGTCACCGACGGATGTTGAGAGTCCTGCCATATACCAGTTACGAATTGATACCCTGGAGATTTGGGACTGTAGTGCTAGTGAGAAGGAACTGTCAAAGCTGCTCTCCTATCTCCCATATCTGAGCAAGTTACAAATATTGTGTTGTGAGAAGATAAAAATGGTTGGTGTGGTGGAGCAGCAGAAAACAGCTCATAACATGGGCTTTGGACGAACTGGACCGCAGCAGCAAGAGACAAGAGGGGAGGAGGAGATAGCAACAGTAGCAGCAGGAGGAGAAGCACTTGTGCTCTTGCCTCCCCAGCTGCAGGAATTGCGTATCCACAATTGCCCACAGTTGACCCTACTCTCCAGTTCGCTCAACGACGgcggacaaggaggaggagggctCCAAGGCCTCCGCTCCCTCCGCAAGTTGTTTATAATTGGTTGCCCCAAGTTCCTCTCCtcttattcgttctctcgttttCCTGTCCCCACCTCTCTACAAATCCTATATCTGAAGCACATCGAGGGCATTGTGATGCTGGAGCCCCTCTCAGATCTCACATCTCTCACGGATTTGCACATATATAACTGTGGGGATTTAAGAGGCGAGGGTATGTGGGCTCTTGCACAGTGCCGTCTCGCAGTTTTACACATCGGGAAAACCCCCAAATTCTTTGCCAGTTCTGAGCCCCAAAATTTTCCCCGTTCCTGCAAAATTGAGGAGATAACCACATATGACCACAAAGGTTTCCTTGCTGCGCCCATCTGCAGCCTCCTAACCTCCTCCCTCACCAAATTATACTTGAATGCAGATAAAAATGATGAGGTGGAGCGCTTCAGTAAGGAGCAAGAGGATGCTCTTCAGCTCCTCTCCTCCCTCCAGGAGCTCACGTTTCGATACTTCCTCAAGCTGCAGTCCCTCCCAGCGGGGCTACACAGAATTTCCAGCCTCAAGACATTACGGATTGAATTCTGTCAGGCCTTCCGGTCGCTGCCCAAAGACAGCCTTCCATGTTCTCTACAATATTTACAGATTTGGAAGTGTCCTGCCCTGAAATCGCTCCCCAAGGACGGCCTCCCAAGTTCTCTACAAGATTTACTGATTGAGGAATGTCCTGCCCTGAAATCATTGCCCAAGGACGGACTCCCAAGTTCTCTGCAACGTTTGCGGATTTCGTACTGTCCTGCCCTGAAATCGCTGCCCGAGGACAGCCTCCCAAGTTCACTGCGAAAGTTAGATATCCAGTCTGGCAACAGCGAGGAGCTAATGTGGCAGTGCCGCAAGCTAAAAGGAACCATTCCTATAATCGAAGACTAA